The following are encoded together in the Vigna angularis cultivar LongXiaoDou No.4 chromosome 9, ASM1680809v1, whole genome shotgun sequence genome:
- the LOC108347357 gene encoding uncharacterized protein LOC108347357, whose protein sequence is MDFLGPFGKVVEGLVDFVWKHGVRQVTYIVNYNNNVVELKDSVKDLALEKERINHQRDEAEKNLNNIEGKVIEWDRKVSEIETTVEVFKNDDGHTRARSPNCFVFPYLWNRHRLGRQAHKMKEDVKRLIGESPELDEVFYRQNVTSNDATLSNCGFVEFSSIKSIIEKVMIQLQDSAVRMIGLYGRGGVGKSTLVKEIARKAKEKKLFDVVVKVEITADPNPHKIQEEIAYVLGLRLEGEGENVRADCLRRRLKKEKGNILLILDDLWHKLDLNKLGIPVEDYDDDEDFNRQKPDNKDGNNDPSSKLLKKENIAGGHKGCKILLTSRDKNVLCAEMDVKSTFCVRELDDKDALMLFQKLTGIHNEMPSSKQEIVKKYCEGLPMAIVVVARALRNKSESVWEATIKRHKKHELVGDGTSMDISVKMSYEHLENEEIKYIFLLCAQMGRRALIMDLVKYSFGLGILEGVSSLWEAREKIKTSIQKLKDSGLLLDESSNNHFNMHDMVRDTALSIAHKYHNTFNLRNGKLDDWPELEKCTSIFMCNSDIIDGLEVINCPQLKLFQIDTNDPYLKIPKSFFRRMKNLRVLIMTGFCVSNLPSSIQYLSKLRMLCLQRCTLDCNLSIIGKLKKLRILSFSGSILKSLPIELQCLDKLRMLDISDCSELKIIPPNVISSLTCLEELYIRESLIKMLVERETNKGQDLFLSELKNLHQLKVVELSIPCVSNFPNHLFFDKLRDYNIVIGDFDFFSLGEFKMLNKHETFRVLAVQLKDNTIIHSQENIKLLFKTVQTLLLGKTNGVREVVNDLNIDGFQDLEHLSIINNNDFKYVNSTKLCNYVNVFPNLESLRLYNLGKLDMICYGPVTVVSFAKLRIIKVEMCHRLKNLYSLDMIMFPIGSQTCDISECNSYMDIFLSSLEIIEVSECKSLKEILQIPKHYGKVEFLKLHTLTLRLLPLLSSFYTKVDKFCWPDLTKAQTRIMGHKDLTSEEDKQSDEEPPLFGELVEIPNLETLNLSSLKIHKIWSDQNSSSFIFQNLIKLVVKDCDKLTHLCSLSMARSLKKLKSLVISECPVMEKIFETERNSADKVCIFPKLEEIHLTKMNKLTDIWQTKVSADSFSSLISVKIEECNKLDKIFPSHMEGWFETLDNLKVYRCESVEVIFEINDSQEIDEFGGIDTKLQIILLEHLPKLKQLWSTDPNGILNFKKLRTIDVCFCHELKNLFPVSVAKDVPKLEHMSVLYCDKMEEIVASQDALETNKDLLVFPELTSVRLHCLPDMKYFYKKKYPIKCPKLKELSVTICLKLKTFVKDTINTTNKVGNFVFSIDEVFPNLERMEFDFDEAQQLLPKYQMHRLKELTLNSVKSVDLLNQFPYRIPNLEKLKFNSCYFKELAPKANIGRQKGLGIVLQLKELIFSYSNIKDLGFERGQVLQRLEILRLEGCYKLSNLAPPSVSLIYLTHLELKDCHRLKNLMASSTAKSMVQLKTMKVIDCHKIEQIISMEESEEGKVMKIVFSKLISIELVGLKKLASFCSHKECEFEFSSLEILIVRECEKMEKFSEKRSIAPKLKNIFGVEGDEKTKWQWEGDLNATIHKIFNDKITFTYSELLDTEDSTEFIEQLWQGRHWVQQNSFGYLKRLCVWECHTIVHVIPSHLLSCFHNLEELYVYYCSNAEVIFKMNDDNRVIKKPSGLFRLKSLYLSNLPQLKHVWDKDPKEIIDLDVLEKMRVNICRSLTTLFPASVAKDLTGLEVFKVTECEKLEEIFRKDERSGEEEGSTQEFVFHRLTTLTLRQLPRLKYSIHCSKQQESTSNLSERDVQELCFGSQVIPNSNFCLLESLKIDGCQFLSDVLLPFNLLLSLTNLEKLKVENCKFIKTIFDVKCTTESKDVTSIGPTHFYLKNLSLSNLPNLKNVWNEDPHGILRMHHLEEVHLEKCEGLRSVFPASIAKDIVELKTVEIEDCEGLMTIVEENNNNADARGTNEELPCPWVRSLKLNGLSMFKYFYYCSLQCHNFAHLESHTENQVGTEKIKWLSLGNNGVEMILHGEFQRNFLDNLKVLTLCLLSDAFGYEIVEQVPNIEKLVVSDGSLKEMFCCQSSNNEDYSGLLLLLKELRLESLKELVSIGLENSWTEPFVRNLETFEVISCSSLKNLVTCRVSFSNLICLKVENCDSLLYLFTSSTAKSLTKLQRMEIEKCKSIEEIVSEEREESDEDEIIFPKLNCLKLKYLENLVRFYKGSLSFPLLEELSMSDCDKMVSLCPGTLEASKLSQVIPLEIDLRSTLWEEFMSKIGRRSSLEFKDRTDLEEIWRVSLEIHDFCFSNLETLVVDGCQLLSYVIPFGVLPLLSELQTLEVGNCDSVKTIFDVKYLQDTITFSLKKLVLLKLPNLETVWNEEPAEIVTEPNPVDPEQTNPKLITPNLEHLTVGENELKMIVDGKFQRNLLHKLKVLGLCFDIECDEFPEYGFLQQLPNVMKLEVSDSSFKVIFCLQRPNNSEILLQLKKLRLESLQELVSIGLENSWTEPFVRNLETFEVISCSNLKNLVPCQVSFSNLICLKVEKCDSLSYLFTSSTAKSLAKLQRMEIKECESIEEIVSKEEEESDEDEIIFPKLNCLKLKSLKNLLSFYKGSLNFPLLEELSIRNCDDMVSLCGGTLEASKLSEVKLEGSNTTLETGLNSTMKMEFLKQISKREELGLESRPGLQEIWNGSLHIPDLCFSELAKLTVNDCRFLSDAVLPFHLLPLLPRLKTLEVGNCDPVRTIFDVKCTTKDTSITFPLKKLVLSKLPNLENVWNEDPHRILCMQHLEEIHVKECKGLKSVFPASAAKSLVELEDLVVEDCEGLMAIVADESKEGDELDENGIIFPRLSYLKVESCNSLPYLFTSSTAKGLAELKTMKIKECKSIQEIVSKEGKESDKDEEIIFKQLQDLYLEKLDELGCFYSGNLTLTLPSLEEVYVIKCSSMKTFSAVNKINHPTKWYCSEYERPQKESDLNSAVLKTSAKEAPDASSSIISVLQ, encoded by the exons ATGGACTTTTTGGGGCCTTTTGGCAAAGTTGTCGAAGGACTGGTTGATTTTGTATGGAAACATGGTGTTCGACAGGTGACTTACATTGTCAATTACAATAACAATGTCGTTGAATTAAAAGATAGTGTTAAGGATCTTGcattagaaaaagaaaggatAAATCATCAACGTGACGAGGCTGAGAAAAATCTAAACAACATTGAAGGAAAGGTTATTGAATGGGATCGAAAAGTGAGTGAAATCGAGACCACAGTAGAGGTGTTTAAGAACGATGATGGTCACACAAGAGCCCGATCACCCAATTGTTTTGTGTTTCCGTACTTATGGAACAGACACAGGTTAGGAAGACAAGCACATAAGATGAAAGAGGATGTTAAAAGGCTAATTGGTGAGTCCCCTGAGCTTGATGAAGTTTTCTATAGGCAAAATGTAACATCTAATGATGCCACATTGTCTAATTGTGGTTTTGTAGAATTTAGTTCTATAAAATCCATAATAGAAAAAGTAATGATCCAACTTCAAGATTCTGCGGTGAGAATGATTGGATTGTATGGGAGAGGGGGTGTTGGTAAGAGCACTTTAGTCAAAGAAATTGCAAGGAAGGCTAAAGAGAAAAAGTTGTTTGATGTGGTTGTTAAAGTAGAGATAACAGCTGACCCCAATCCACATAAAATTCAGGAAGAAATTGCCTACGTCTTAGGATTAAGATTGGAAGGGGAAGGTGAAAATGTGAGAGCTGACTGTCTACGAAGGAggttaaagaaagaaaaagggaacATCCTTTTAATCTTGGATGACCTGTGGCACAAATTAGACCTAAATAAGTTAGGGATTCCAGTTGAagattatgatgatgatgaagattttaATCGCCAAAAGCCAGATAATAAAGATGGTAACAATGATCCTAGTAGTAAActgttaaaaaaagaaaacatcgCCGGTGGTCACAAGGGGTGCAAAATTTTACTAACTTCACGAGATAAAAATGTGTTGTGTGCTGAAATGGATGTAAAGTCAACTTTTTGTGTAAGGGAATTAGATGATAAGGATGCTTTGATGTTGTTTCAAAAGTTGACTGGAATACATAATGAAATGCCTAGCTCTAAACAAGAAATTGTGAAGAAGTATTGTGAAGGATTACCCATGGCAATAGTTGTAGTTGCAAGGGCATTAAGAAACAAGAGTGAGTCAGTGTGGGAAGCAACaataaaaagacataaaaagCATGAATTGGTGGGTGATGGGACATCTATGGATATTTCAGTGAAGATGAGTTATGAGCAtcttgaaaatgaagaaatcaaGTATATTTTCTTACTTTGTGCTCAAATGGGTCGTCGGGCATTAATCATGGACTTAGTGAAGTATTCTTTTGGTTTAGGTATACTTGAAGGAGTCTCCTCGCTTTGGGAAGCTCGAGAAAAAATTAAGACATCAATCCAAAAGCTAAAAGACTCTGGCTTATTGTTGGACGAAAGTTCTAATAATCATTTCAACATGCATGACATGGTTCGAGACACTGCTTTGTCTATAGCACATAAGTATCACAATACTTTTAATTTGAGAAATGGAAAACTAGATGATTGGCCCGAACTCGAAAAGTGCACTTCCATTTTTATGTGCAATAGTGATATCATTGATGGGCTTGAAGTCATAAATTGTCCTCAACTTAAACTTTTCCAGATCGATACTAATGATCCATATTTGAAAATACCCAAGAGTTTTTTTAGAAGAATGAAAAATCTGAGAGTTCTAATAATGACTGGTTTTTGTGTATCAAACTTACCATCTTCAATTCAATACCTATCAAAACTCAGAATGCTTTGTTTGCAGCGATGTACTTTAGATTGCAACCTTTCTATAATAGGAAAGCTGAAAAAATTGAGAATTCTCAGCTTCTCTGGATCTATACTTAAAAGTTTGCCGATTGAGTTGCAATGCTTGGATAAGTTACGAATGCTAGACATCAGTGATTGTTCTGAACTGAAGATTATTCCACCTAATGTTATATCAAGTCTAACATGTTTGGAAGAGCTATATATAAGAGAAAGCTTGATCAAAATGTTGGTGGAAAGAGAGACAAACAAAGGTCAAGATTTGTTTCTTTCCGAGTTAAAGAATTTACATCAATTGAAAGTGGTGGAGTTAAGCATCCCATGTGTTTCAAATTTCCCCAATCACTTGTTCTTTGACAAGTTAAGAGATTACAATATTGTGATTGGTGACTTTGATTTCTTTTCTCTTGGAGAATTTAAGATGCTCAATAAGCATGAAACATTCAGAGTTTTAGCAGTGCAATTAAAGGATAACACTATCATTCATTCCCAGGAAAACATAAAATTGTTGTTCAAAACAGTACAAactttgttgttgggaaagacaAATGGTGTTCGAGAAGTTGTCAATGATTTGAATATAGATGGATTTCAAGATCTGGAACACTTATCCATCATAAATAACAATGACTTCAAATATGTCAATTCAACAAAATTGTGTAATTATGTGAATGTTTTTCCCAATTTGGAATCTCTTCGTCTCTACAATCTGGGGAAGTTAGACATGATATGTTATGGTCCAGTTACAGTTGTGTCATTTGCCAAATTACGAATCATCAAGGTTGAGATGTGTCACCGATTGAAGAATCTTTACTCCCTTGACATGATTATGTTTCCTATTGGTTCGCAAACATGTGATATTTCTGAATGTAATTCTTACATGGATATATTTCTTTCTAGTCTAGAGATAATTGAAGTTTCTGAATGTAAATCTTTAAAGGAGATCCTTCAAATTCCAAAGCATTACGGAAAGGTTGAGTTTCTTAAGTTGCACACTTTGACACTCCGATTATTACCATTACTTTCATCATTTTATACCAAAGTGGATAAATTTTGCTGGCCGGATCTAACAAAGGCTCAAACTAGAATTATGGGTCACAAAGATCTTACGAGTGAAGAAGATAAACAGAGTGATGAGGAACCTCCTCTCTTTGGTGAACTG GTTGAAATTCCAAACTTAGAGACCTTGAATTTATCCTCACTCAAGATCCATAAGATATGGAGTGACCAAAACTCGTCaagtttcatttttcaaaacttgATAAAATTAGTTGTGAAAGATTGTGATAAATTAACACATCTATGTTCATTGTCTATGGCTAGAAGTTTGAAGAAGTTGAAAAGTCTTGTCATAAGCGAGTGTCCAGTTATGGAGAAGATTTTTGAGACTGAAAGAAATAGTGCAGACAAG GTTTGCATCTTCCCTAAGTTAGAGGAAATCCACCTTACCAAAATGAATAAGCTAACAGATATATGGCAAACTAAAGTGAGTGCTGATTCCTTTTCTAGTCTCATTTCTGTGAAAATTGAGGAGTGCAATAAATTAGACAAGATTTTTCCAAGTCACATGGAAGGGTGGTTTGAAACTTTGGACAACTTAAAAGTTTATCGGTGCGAGTCGGTTGAAGTGATTTTTGAAATCAATGATTCTCAAGAAATAGATGAATTTGGAGGGATAGACACAAAGTTGCAAATAATTCTTCTTGAACACCTACCAAAGTTAAAACAATTGTGGAGTACAGATCCAAATGGAAttcttaactttaaaaaattgcGGACCATAGATGTGTGTTTTTGTCATGAACTTAAGAATTTGTTTCCAGTTTCTGTTGCCAAAGATGTTCCAAAGCTTGAACACATGTCAGTATTGTATTGTGATAAAATGGAGGAAATTGTTGCAAGTCAAGATGCATTGGAAACTAACAAAGATCTATTGGTGTTTCCTGAATTAACCTCGGTGAGATTACATTGTCTACCAGACATGAAGTATTTCTACAAGAAGAAATATCCTATAAAGTGTCCAAAGCTGAAGGAGTTGAGTGTGACAATATGTTTGAAGCTTAAAACATTTGTCAAAGATACCATTAATACAACAAACAAAGTGGgaaattttgttttctcaatTGACGAG GTATTCCCCAACTTGGAACGTATGGAATTTGACTTCGACGAAGCACAACAATTGTTACCGAAGTACCAAATGCACCGTCTAAAAGAACTTACTTTGAATTCAGTTAAAAGTGTCGATCTTCTCAACCAGTTTCCATACAGAATACCAAATCTAGAAAAGCTAAAATTCAACTCCTGTTATTTTAAAGAGTTAGCCCCAAAAGCAAACATTGGACGACAAAAAGGATTGGGGATTGTATTGCAGCTGAAGGAATTAATTTTCTCCTATTCAAATATAAAGGATCTAGGATTTGAACGAGGCCAAGTTCTACAGAGACTAGAGATTTTAAGATTAGAAGGTTGCTATAAATTAAGCAATTTGGCTCCTCCCTCTGTATCATTGATTTACTTGACACATTTGGAATTGAAGGATTGTCATCGATTAAAGAACTTAATGGCATCTTCCACTGCCAAAAGTATGGTTCAACTCAAGACAATGAAAGTAATCGATTGTCATAAAATAGAGCAAATAATAAGCATGGAGGAAAGTGAAGAAGGCAAAGTGATGAAAATTGTGTTCAGCAAATTGATTTCTATAGAACTTGTGGGACTAAAAAAGCTTGCAAGTTTTTGCAGTCACAAGGAGTGTGAATTTGAATTCTCATCACTGGAAATATTGATTGTAAGAGAATGTGAGAAGATGGAGAAATTCAGTGAGAAAAGATCAATAGCACCGAAGTTAAAGAATATATTTGGTGTGGAAGGAGATGAAAAAACAAAGTGGCAGTGGGAAGGTGACTTGAATGCCACAATACACAAAATTTTCAATGATAAG ATCACTTTCACATACAGTGAGCTTCTGGATACTGAGGATTCTACTGAATTTATTGAGCAACTATGGCAAGGAAGACATTGGGTGCAGCAAAACAGCTTTGGATATTTGAAAAGATTGTGTGTATGGGAATGTCATACTATAGTGCATGTAATTCCATCTCATCTGCTTTCTTGCTTTCACAATTTGGAAGAGTTATATGTATACTATTGCAGTAATGCAGAGGTGATATTTAAGATGAATGATGATAACAGGGTGATAAAAAAACCTTCCGGACTATTCCGTCTGAAAAGTTTGTATTTAAGTAATCTACCACAATTGAAGCATGTATGGGACAAGGATCCGAAGGAAATTATTGACCTTGATGTGCTAGAGAAAATGCGTGTTAATATTTGTAGGAGTCTTACAACTTTGTTTCCAGCGTCGGTGGCCAAAGATCTTACCGGACTTGAGGTGTTTAAAGTTACAGAGTGTGAGAAATTGGAAGAGATATTTAGGAAGGATGAAAGGagtggagaagaagaaggatcaacCCAAGAGTTTGTGTTTCATCGTCTCACCACATTGACGCTACGACAATTGCCACGCCTCAAATACTCTATCCACTGCTCCAAACAACAG GAGAGTACATCAAATTTGAGTGAGAGAGATGTACAAGAGTTATGTTTTGGCTCTCAGGTCATCCCAAACTCCAACTTCTGTCTCTTAGAATCTCTGAAGATTGATGGTTGTCAGTTTTTATCAGATGTACTTCTACCATTCAATTTACTTCTTTCCTTAACTAATTTGGAAAAATTGAAAGTTGAGAACTGTAAGTTTATCAAAACCATATTTGATGTCAAATGTACAACAGAAAGCAAAGATGTGACATCTATAGGACCAACGCAtttttatttgaagaatttGTCTTTATCCAATCTGCCAAATTTGAAGAATGTTTGGAATGAAGATCCTCATGGAATTCTTAGGATGCACCATCTAGAAGAAGTACACCTTGAGAAATGTGAAGGCCTTAGAAGCGTGTTTCCTGCATCAATAGCCAAAGATATTGTGGAGCTTAAAACTGTAGAAATTGAAGACTGTGAGGGATTGATGACTATTGTTGAAGAGAATAATAATAACGCAGATGCAAGAGGAACAAACGAAGAGCTCCCCTGTCCCTGGGTGAGATCATTGAAACTAAATGGTCTGTCCATGTTCAAGTATTTTTACTACTGCTCACTGCAGTGCCACAATTTTGCACATCTAGAATCACATACCGAGAATCAAGTCGGTACTGAAAAG ATAAAGTGGTTGTCACTGGGGAATAATGGAGTAGAGATGATTTTGCATGGAGAATTTCAGAGAAACTTCTTAGACAACTTAAAAGTTCTTACTCTCTGCTTGCTTTCGGATGCATTTGGGTATGAAATTGTAGAACAGGTTCCCAATATAGAGAAGCTTGTGGTAAGTGATGGTTCCTTGAAGGAGATGTTCTGCTGTCAAAGTTCTAATaatgaagattatagtggactTCTTTTACTATTGAAAGAATTACGCTTGGAGTCCCTTAAAGAGTTGGTTTCCATTGGGTTAGAGAACTCTTGGACCGAGCCCTTTGTCAGAAATCTCGAAACCTTTGAAGTGATTAGCTGTTCCAGTTTAAAAAACTTGGTAACGTGCAGAGTGTCTTTCTCGAATCTGATATGTTTAAAAGTTGAAAACTGTGATAGCTTGTTATATTTGTTTACATCTTCAACAGCCAAAAGTTTGACTAAACTCCAAAGAATGGAGATAGAAAAGTGTAAATCAATTGAAGAAATAGTGTCTGAAGAAAGAGAGGAATCAGACGAggatgaaataatatttccGAAGCTCAATTGTTTGAAACTTAAATATCTAGAAAATCTCGTAAGGTTTTACAAAGGGAGTTTAAGTTTTCCATTGTTGGAGGAATTGTCAATGTCAGATTGCGACAAGATGGTAAGTTTATGTCCAGGTACTCTGGAGGCAAGTAAGTTGTCTCAAGTTATTCCATTGGAAATTGATCTTCGCTCTACTCTGTGGGAGGAATTCATGAGCAAG ATTGGAAGGAGATCGAGTCTTGAGTTCAAAGATAGGACAGACCTAGAAGAGATATGGCGTGTCTCACTAGAAATCCACGACTTTTGTTTCAGTAACTTGGAAACCTTGGTTGTGGATGGGTGCCAACTTTTATCATATGTAATCCCCTTCGGTGTGCTTCCTTTGTTATCTGAATTGCAGACATTGGAAGTTGGAAACTGTGATTCTGTTAAAACCATATTTGATGTCAAATATTTACAAGACACAATCACTTTTTCTCTGAAGAAATTAGTTTTACTGAAGCTGCCAAATCTTGAAACTGTTTGGAATGAAGAGCCTGCTGAAATTGTTACAGAGCCTAATCCAGTTGATCCAGAACAAACAAATCCTAAG CTAATTACACCGAACTTAGAACATCTGACAGTGGGTGAAAATGAATTGAAGATGATTGTCGATGGGAAATTTCAGAGAAACCTTTTACACAAGTTAAAAGTTCTCGGTCTGTGCTTTGATATTGAGTGTGATGAATTTCCGGAGTATGGATTTCTACAACAGTTGCCAAATGTAATGAAGCTTGAGGTGAGTGACAGTTCCTTCAAAGTGATCTTCTGCCTTCAAAGACCTAATAATAGTGAAATTCTTttacaattgaaaaaattaCGCTTGGAGTCCCTTCAAGAGCTAGTTTCCATTGGCTTAGAAAATTCATGGACTGAACCCTTTGTCAGAAATCTAGAAACCTTTGAAGTCATTAGCTGTtccaatttaaaaaacttaGTTCCATGCCAAGTGTCTTTCTCGAATCTGATATGTTTAAAAGTTGAAAAGTGCGATAGCTTGTCATATTTGTTCACATCTTCAACAGCCAAAAGTTTGGCTAAACTCCAAAGAATGGAGATAAAAGAGTGTGAATCGATTGAAGAAATAGTGTCTAAAGAAGAGGAGGAATCGGACGAggatgaaataatatttccGAAGCTCAATTGTTTGAAACTTAAATCTCTGAAAAATCTCCTAAGCTTTTACAAAGGGAGTTTAAATTTTCCATTGTTGGAGGAATTGTCAATAAGAAATTGCGACGATATGGTAAGTTTATGTGGAGGTACTTTGGAGGCAAGTAAGTTGTCTGAAGTGAAACTTGAAGGATCAAACACTACATTGGAAACTGGTCTCAACTCTACTATGAAGATGGAATTTCTGAAACAG ATTTCAAAGCGTGAGGAACTTGGTCTGGAAAGTAGGCCAGGACTACAAGAGATATGGAATGGCTCACTGCATATCCCCGACCTCTGTTTCAGTGAGTTGGCCAAATTGACGGTGAATGACTGTCGATTTTTATCAGATGCAGTGCTACCCTTCCATTTACTTCCTTTATTACCTAGATTGAAAACATTGGAAGTTGGAAACTGTGATCCTGTCAGAACCATATTTGATGTCAAATGTACAACAAAAGACACATCAATTACTTTTCCTTTGAAGAAATTGGTTTTATCGAAGTTGCCAAATCTGGAAAATGTTTGGAATGAAGATCCTCATAGAATTCTATGCATGCAACATCTAGAAGAAATACATGTAAAAGAATGTAAGGGCCTTAAAAGTGTGTTTCCCGCATCAGCAGCCAAAAGTCTTGTGGAACTTGAAGATCTAGTAGTGGAAGACTGCGAGGGACTGATGGCAATTGTTGCAGATGAATCTAAGGAGGgggatgaattagatgaaaatgGGATAATATTTCCTCGGCTCAGTTATTTGAAGGTAGAAAGTTGCAATAGTCTGCCATATTTGTTCACATCTTCGACAGCAAAAGGTTTGGCTGAACTCAAAACAATGAAGATAAAAGAATGTAAATCAATTCAAGAGATTGTGTCGAAGGAGGGGAAAGAATCGGATAAGGAcgaagaaataatatttaagcAGCTCCAGGATTTGTATCTTGAAAAGTTAGATGAGCTAGGGTGCTTTTATTCTGGCaatttaactttaactttaCCCTCCTTGGAGGAAGTCTACGTCATCAAGTGTAGCTCTATGAAAACTTTCAGTGcagtaaacaaaataaatcatcCCACAAAATGGTACTGTTCAGAATACGAGAGACCCCAGAAAGAAAGTGATCTCAATTCTGCTGTGCTCAAAACTTCTGCAAAGGAG GCTCCAGATGCTTCTAGTTCCATCATTTCAGTTCTCCAATAG